In Zingiber officinale cultivar Zhangliang chromosome 6A, Zo_v1.1, whole genome shotgun sequence, a single genomic region encodes these proteins:
- the LOC121996235 gene encoding beta-1,2-xylosyltransferase RCN11-like isoform X2 codes for MTLRQRRLLVRTLLFLFSLNAATIAFYLLFYFPQRSPAVDAAISTQTLDKDRQRYPTLKQWPTLPSFLPWIPSPAPPLSSCEAYFGHGFSRRIDALGAGEDGGGWLRCHYSETLRSSVCEGAQIRMDPSRIIMSDGGESLEVVIGRGEEEELPKYESGAFEIDGGSLGKEGMRAVDEEFLEKYVQRGEVQSHTMRMLMESMRLVGHQKLDCSEWIEEPTVLVTRFEYANVFHTVTDWYSAYVSSRVTDLPYRPNLVFVDGHCKTQLEETWEAIFSSVRYAKNFSGPVCFRHAVFAPLGYETALFKGLTQHINCQGISAGKLRQDPDIHRTARLSEFGYNVLFVRREDYLAHPRHSGKVESRLSNEQEVFDAIKIWAASQDKCRINVVNGLFAHMHMKEQLEAIQEASVIVGAHGAGLTHLVAAREGTKVLEIISSMYRRPHFALISEWKGLEYHPIYLSGSYAVPAKVIDELSHIMGSIGC; via the exons ATGACTCTGCGGCAGCGCCGACTTCTGGTGCgcaccctcctcttcctcttctccctcaACGCCGCCACCATCGCCTTCTACCTCCTTTTTTACTTTCCTCAACGCAGCCCGGCTGTTGACGCTGCCATCTCCACCCAAACCCTAGACAAGGACCGCCAACGATATCCCACACTTAAGCAATGGCCGACCCTCCCCTCCTTCCTCCCATGGATACCCTCACCCGCCCCGCCCCTAAGCTCCTGCGAGGCCTACTTTGGCCACGGATTCTCCCGCCGGATCGACGCACTCGGCGCCGGGGAGGACGGTGGCGGGTGGCTCCGGTGCCACTACAGTGAGACTCTGAGGAGCTCCGTGTGCGAGGGGGCTCAGATCCGAATGGACCCCTCGCGGATTATCATGTCTGACGGCGGGGAGAGTTTGGAGGTGGTGATCGGCCGCGGGGAGGAGGAGGAGCTGCCGAAGTATGAGTCCGGGGCGTTCGAGATCGATGGAGGCAGCTTGGGGAAGGAGGGGATGAGGGCCGTGGATGAGGAATTCCTTGAGAAGTATGTCCAGCGAGGTGAAGTGCAATCCCACACGATGCGGATGCTAATGGAATCGATGCGGCTCGTTGGCCATCAGAAGCTGGATTGCTCTGAG TGGATTGAGGAACCAACAGTGCTGGTGACACGTTTCGAGTATGCCAATGTTTTCCATACAGTTACTGATTGGTATAGTGCATATGTCAGTTCCAGAGTTACTGACCTGCCTTATCGGCCTAATTTAGTCTTTGTTGATGGTCATTGCAAG ACTCAACTGGAAGAAACCTGGGAAGCTATTTTTTCTAGCGTTCGATATGCTAAAAACTTCTCAGGTCCAGTATGCTTTAGACATGCAGTTTTTGCACCACTGGGGTATGAGACAGCTTTGTTTAAAGGACTAACACAACACATAAACTGCCAAGGAATATCTGCTGGAAAACTTCGTCAAGACCCTGACATACACAGAACTGCCCGACTATCTGAATTTG GCTATAATGTCCTTTTTGTGCGCCGTGAAGATTATCTAGCACACCCTCGCCACAGTGGAAAAGTTGAGTCTAGGTTAAGCAACGAACAGGAGGTTTTCGATGCAATAAAGATATGGGCTGCTAGCCAAGATAAGTGCAGAATAAATGTAGTGAACGGTCTGTTCGCACACATGCATATGAAAGAGCAGCTGGAAGCAATTCAAGAAGCTTCAGTTATTGTCGGGGCACACGGAGCTGGTCTCACTCACTTGGTTGCTGCAAGAGAAGGCACAAAGGTCCTCGAAATCATCAGTAGCATGTATAGACGCCCACATTTTGCATTGATCTCAGAGTGGAAAGGATTGGAGTATCACCCCATTTATCTTTCCGGATCATATGCTGTACCTGCTAAAGTCATCGATGAGCTTAGCCACATCATGGGCAGCATTGGTTGCTAA
- the LOC121996235 gene encoding beta-1,2-xylosyltransferase RCN11-like isoform X1 gives MTLRQRRLLVRTLLFLFSLNAATIAFYLLFYFPQRSPAVDAAISTQTLDKDRQRYPTLKQWPTLPSFLPWIPSPAPPLSSCEAYFGHGFSRRIDALGAGEDGGGWLRCHYSETLRSSVCEGAQIRMDPSRIIMSDGGESLEVVIGRGEEEELPKYESGAFEIDGGSLGKEGMRAVDEEFLEKYVQRGEVQSHTMRMLMESMRLVGHQKLDCSEWIEEPTVLVTRFEYANVFHTVTDWYSAYVSSRVTDLPYRPNLVFVDGHCKTQLEETWEAIFSSVRYAKNFSGPVCFRHAVFAPLGYETALFKGLTQHINCQGISAGKLRQDPDIHRTARLSEFGEMIITAFGLLGKRDLPRDPSAGYNVLFVRREDYLAHPRHSGKVESRLSNEQEVFDAIKIWAASQDKCRINVVNGLFAHMHMKEQLEAIQEASVIVGAHGAGLTHLVAAREGTKVLEIISSMYRRPHFALISEWKGLEYHPIYLSGSYAVPAKVIDELSHIMGSIGC, from the exons ATGACTCTGCGGCAGCGCCGACTTCTGGTGCgcaccctcctcttcctcttctccctcaACGCCGCCACCATCGCCTTCTACCTCCTTTTTTACTTTCCTCAACGCAGCCCGGCTGTTGACGCTGCCATCTCCACCCAAACCCTAGACAAGGACCGCCAACGATATCCCACACTTAAGCAATGGCCGACCCTCCCCTCCTTCCTCCCATGGATACCCTCACCCGCCCCGCCCCTAAGCTCCTGCGAGGCCTACTTTGGCCACGGATTCTCCCGCCGGATCGACGCACTCGGCGCCGGGGAGGACGGTGGCGGGTGGCTCCGGTGCCACTACAGTGAGACTCTGAGGAGCTCCGTGTGCGAGGGGGCTCAGATCCGAATGGACCCCTCGCGGATTATCATGTCTGACGGCGGGGAGAGTTTGGAGGTGGTGATCGGCCGCGGGGAGGAGGAGGAGCTGCCGAAGTATGAGTCCGGGGCGTTCGAGATCGATGGAGGCAGCTTGGGGAAGGAGGGGATGAGGGCCGTGGATGAGGAATTCCTTGAGAAGTATGTCCAGCGAGGTGAAGTGCAATCCCACACGATGCGGATGCTAATGGAATCGATGCGGCTCGTTGGCCATCAGAAGCTGGATTGCTCTGAG TGGATTGAGGAACCAACAGTGCTGGTGACACGTTTCGAGTATGCCAATGTTTTCCATACAGTTACTGATTGGTATAGTGCATATGTCAGTTCCAGAGTTACTGACCTGCCTTATCGGCCTAATTTAGTCTTTGTTGATGGTCATTGCAAG ACTCAACTGGAAGAAACCTGGGAAGCTATTTTTTCTAGCGTTCGATATGCTAAAAACTTCTCAGGTCCAGTATGCTTTAGACATGCAGTTTTTGCACCACTGGGGTATGAGACAGCTTTGTTTAAAGGACTAACACAACACATAAACTGCCAAGGAATATCTGCTGGAAAACTTCGTCAAGACCCTGACATACACAGAACTGCCCGACTATCTGAATTTGGTGAGATGATTATAACTGCATTTGGCCTTCTGGGGAAGCGAGATTTACCAAGGGATCCATCTGCAGGCTATAATGTCCTTTTTGTGCGCCGTGAAGATTATCTAGCACACCCTCGCCACAGTGGAAAAGTTGAGTCTAGGTTAAGCAACGAACAGGAGGTTTTCGATGCAATAAAGATATGGGCTGCTAGCCAAGATAAGTGCAGAATAAATGTAGTGAACGGTCTGTTCGCACACATGCATATGAAAGAGCAGCTGGAAGCAATTCAAGAAGCTTCAGTTATTGTCGGGGCACACGGAGCTGGTCTCACTCACTTGGTTGCTGCAAGAGAAGGCACAAAGGTCCTCGAAATCATCAGTAGCATGTATAGACGCCCACATTTTGCATTGATCTCAGAGTGGAAAGGATTGGAGTATCACCCCATTTATCTTTCCGGATCATATGCTGTACCTGCTAAAGTCATCGATGAGCTTAGCCACATCATGGGCAGCATTGGTTGCTAA